A genome region from Anastrepha obliqua isolate idAnaObli1 chromosome 4, idAnaObli1_1.0, whole genome shotgun sequence includes the following:
- the LOC129243675 gene encoding uncharacterized protein LOC129243675, producing the protein MSKPQTKTAQLRNGLKTTTGATSKKSAVGNPTKTTSGSTKTNTQIRTTPSAASTVTNRTLEEKPKLKISTQARKAEPEVATKTRTQRDVTKPKNTPPTKTLTTSRAVPKITSRINVPSTKKRIAATTVKSSVNEQPMRAKHNLDIADTVKKRQSTAIKPNAVLDTFHNVTVASPPPRRKEITTEPINESIVPIENDEQPKRVRTHSLKDEEIIVLRTDSAKQRIEQEILADGATSFITIGQEPVTPEIVVDEVIRQKSIVKDPVAFEVAFGEPLKSKSRAKSREASETRIAENRNDMQSGDGLKDTITDSYSDDFESYESDFETGSSTQNGSIGNTESGSSTHSEDEDNSKSILSLSSEEENTKSREEIHINNSDDEEESELTQYPVTVIQRDKEFERKLDSGNYEMNSRKHLKLSEITTQTNERYFDSMDTSYSVASTDQLDSGISGYTINNSNTQAEVDKFGGIVCSYGGYADFNTRPIRSKRGTELMTKIRFDTLTFSLFDLKPISYDIYMQTYGTLNTTQCSTQTNDNRMSTECQTDNYDRRTMWTQHPPKYDLQTIQKLGAGLNGTMAIQNCCGESPMEEGNAVHVLNADIYDDSLQQLSVFRQSIKNRVVGEQLKSLHKPVDFERLNSFLLRSSSVISKVLNSVQPDTRQQERLTKLGLNQSSLQAISKGYIRLDTKFLNALHVVRVFANARHDVIITVHASRPDAEVYRSDFSNLLMVWSTSECSQPMRLLSTWSEVCRAEICYDCPDIVVCGLHDGSIAMWDLRETYSFCSKLDGYLTHFAATQSVVPRWCASSNQPHRIIDLGAVVDIRSFRTPPKAVALGTYRSIQFAALNDTGIMSIWTLVEMSVKHCEFDTPKTSNTQHRRKCSSSPVSNSRFEYSSPWARVKLIQSAICDLRDYLESGLRRTQTQFQTTKSLFEKEIYSDEVLRELNETKMALNQSQPLQGLRFTSIDTGSERIYVCTNRNFVLTCSKSLKSERFSKININEGGFLFPTALKVLTNDNFLAVGLSNGSVMIVNCNQQALAHQRNGDARLLETTISCEDVNHVIKTPHTPDIDPDTGKSCAIQNIILNERRLLGNGGNPYTPEYDTRPSTAACIALISNQKRPFELRVYDRQLIISGSALRKDLVQSLEISSDGWRLFALVNGQLRAYDFYLDREIVDERMSEKEKRIVDIAVAKSSQNENHLITLDQENDVEVHLLKQ; encoded by the exons GGTCTTAAAACAACAACAGGTGCTACATCGAAGAAAAGTGCTGTAGGTAATCCAACAAAAACTACGAGTGGGTCTACTAAAACAAATACGCAAATTAGAACAACGCCTAGTGCCGCATCAACAGTTACGAATCGAACTTTAGAAGAAAAGCCTAAGCTTAAAATCAGCACTCAAGCACGAAAAGCTGAGCCTGAGGTCGCCACCAAAACCAGAACTCAGCGTGATGTCACAAAGCCAAAAAATACCCCACCAACTAAAACATTAACGACCTCCCGAGCCGTACCAAAAATAACTAGCAGGATAAATGTACCATCGACAAAGAAACGTATTGCAGCAACAACAGTTAAGAGTAGCGTTAATGAGCAGCCTATGCGCGCCAAACATAACCTCGACATTGCTGATACAGTTAAGAAAAGACAGTCCACTGCAATCAAACCCAATGCCGTACTCGATACTTTTCATAATGTAACGGTAGCCTCACCACCGCCACGTCGCAAAGAAATTACCACAGAGCCAATTAATGAGAGCATTGTGCCGATCGAGAATGATGAGCAACCAAAACGTGTGCGCACACATTCGTTGAAGGATGAAGAAATTATCGTATTGCGTACCGATTCGGCCAAGCAAAGAATTGAGCAAGAAATACTAGCGGACGGTGCTACTTCTTTCATTACAATTGGCCAAGAACCGGTTACGCCCGAAATAGTTGTAGATGAAGTGATAAGACAGAAATCTATCGTCAAAGATCCGGTAGCTTTTGAGGTAGCCTTCGGCGAACCATTGAAAAGCAAATCCAGAGCAAAGTCCCGAGAAGCGTCAGAAACTCGAATTGCTGAAAATCGTAATGACATGCAGTCGGGTGACGGGTTGAAAGACACTATTACGGATAGCTACTCAGATGACTTTGAATCTTACGAATCGGACTTTGAAACCGGGTCATCAACTCAAAATGGTTCGATTGGGAATACTGAGAGTGGTTCGTCTACACATAGCGAAGATGAAGACAACAGCAAAAGTATACTTTCTCTATCTTCTGAGGAGGAAAATACTAAAAGCAGGGAAGAAATACACATTAATAATAGTGATGACGAGGAAGAATCTGAATTGACGCAGTATCCCGTCACAGTCATTCAACGTGATAAGGAATTCGAGCGAAAGCTGGACTCAGGAAACTATGAAATGAATTCGCGAAAGCATCTAAAACTGTCTGAGATTACCACGCAAACGAATGAAAGGTATTTTGACAGCATGGACACCTCGTACAGCGTAGCTTCAACAGACCAACTAGACTCAGGCATCAGCGGCTATACTATTAATAATAGTAATACTCAAGCCGAAGTGGACAAATTCGGAGGAATTGTGTGCTCTTATGGAGGTTACGCTGATTTTAATACCCGCCCCATTCGAAGCAAACGAGGCACAGAACTAATGACCAAAATCCGATTCGACACTTTGACATTCTCGCTATTCGATCTTAAACCCATCAGTTACGACATTTATATGCAAACCTACGGTACGCTGAACACCACGCAGTGCTCAACACAGACTAATGACAATCGCATGTCGACCGAATGTCAGACGGATAATTATGATAGGCGCACCATGTGGACACAGCATCCCCCGAAATACGACTTGCAAACGATACAAAAACTTGGAGCTGGCCTGAATGGAACTATGGCAATACAAAATTGCTGCGGCGAGTCTCCGATGGAAGAAGGCAACGCGGTGCATGTTTTAAACGCTGATATCTATGATGACAGCTTACAGCAGCTCAGTGTTTTTCGGCAAAGTATTAAGAATCGCGTCGTTGGCGAACAGTTGAAAAGTCTGCATAAGCCAGTGGATTTCGAGCGATTAAACTCGTTTCTGCTCCGTAGTTCTAGCGTTATATCGAAAGTACTGAATTCCGTTCAACCAGATACTAGACAACAGGAACGTCTTACGAAACTCGGGCTGAACCAAAGTAGCCTGCAAGCAATCAGCAAAGGCTATATCCGCTTGGATACGAAATTTTTGAATGCTTTGCATGTGGTGCGCGTATTTGCTAACGCTAGACATGACGTCATCATAACGGTGCATGCGAGTCGACCAGATGCGGAAGTGTATCGCAGCGATTTTTCTAACCTCCTTATGGTGTGGTCCACCAGCGAATGCTCACAACCAATGCGACTGCTCTCTACCTGGAGCGAGGTTTGCCGCGCGGAGATCTGTTATGATTGTCCGGATATTGTGGTTTGCGGACTGCACGACGGCAGCATCGCAATGTGGGATCTGCGTGAAACATATTCCTTCTGCTCGAAATTGGATGGATATCTAACACACTTTGCTGCCACGCAATCAGTAGTACCCAGATGGTGCGCTAGCTCCAACCAGCCGCACCGCATAATAGACCTTGGTGCTGTTGTAGATATTAGGAGCTTTCGAACTCCTCCAAAAGCGGTGGCACTAGGAACGTATAGGTCCATACAG ttcGCTGCGCTTAACGATACTGGTATTATGTCTATTTGGACACTCGTGGAAATGAGTGTGAAGCATTGTGAATTCGATACACCGAAAACATCCAATACCCAGCATCGTCGGAAATGCAGCTCATCTCCAGTGTCAAATTCTCGCTTCGAGTACAGTTCGCCTTGGGCGCGCGTCAAACTAATTCAGAGTGCTATCTGCGATCTACGTGACTATTTGGAAAGTGGGTTGCGACGTACACAAACCCAATTCCAAACGACAAAATCACTATTCGAAAAAGAAATTTACAGTGATGAGGTTTTACGCGAGCTGAATGAAACCAAAATGGCTCTGAATCAAAGCCAGCCACTGCAGGGGTTGCGCTTCACTAGCATTGATACCGGCAGCGAGCGCATTTATGTTTGTACTAATCGCAATTTTGTGCTGACCTGTTCGAAGAGTCTAAAATCGGAACGCTTTAGCAAAATAAACATCAATGAAGGTGGGTTTCTATTCCCGACCGCCTTGAAAGTGCTTACCAACGACAATTTTCTGGCAGTTGGTTTATCTAATGGATCAGTGATGATAGTCAATTGTAATCAGCAAGCATTGGCACATCAACGCAATGGGGATGCCAGGCTCTTAGAAACCACGATCTCGTGTGAGGACGTAAATCATGTAATCAAAACACCCCACACGCCTGACATCGATCCGGACACTGGCAAATCATGCGCCATACAAAACATTATATTAAATGAAAGGCGGCTGCTCGGAAATGGTGGGAACCCCTACACACCCGAATACGACACGCGACCATCTACAGCCGCCTGTATTGCGTTGATCAGCAATCAAAAGCGTCCGTTTGAGTTGCGCGTATACGACCGGCAGCTAATAATCAGCGGATCGGCACTGCGAAAGGATTTGGTGCAATCGCTGGAAATATCGAGTGATGGTTGGCGACTTTTTGCGCTCGTAAATGGCCAATTGCGGGCATACGACTTTTATTTGGATCGTGAAATTGTAGACGAGCGAATGAGTGAAAAAGAAAAGCGGATTGTAGATATagcggtagccaaaagttcccAAAACGAAAATCATCTGATCACATTAGATCAAGAAAATGACGTAGAAGTGCACTTATTAAAGCAGTaa